The following are encoded together in the Oncorhynchus gorbuscha isolate QuinsamMale2020 ecotype Even-year linkage group LG03, OgorEven_v1.0, whole genome shotgun sequence genome:
- the LOC124031208 gene encoding LIM domain and actin-binding protein 1-like isoform X1, protein MEGGSSFSRRSWASQSLRVTARELSLVSTRGKTNAIAERFSKYQRAAEESNAEKKKASVESLPPTLRSGNLSVLKKRWEQPGPRQDRPAPLSNGPPRARLSPSAVPKPTPMTEHLPPAKSPESLNTQGGQSTAFSRFQYPAAAAIAEEGQRGMEKKAQRVSEREEEKELMQVEDEVVPPSPCTPIEKPSVPLNSLKMMFEKGEGTKGKVRTGLHSSSSEDMDQRLGVLSPDRVVETTSLKERMAKYQSAATKKGPLAHTTSQSEREYNSLKENVPPSGVAVSQALESYSRKVAVAETNGDGMDISSFKGSTSSSSSVHSDLPKAAWKFCLSAREMCITCLKTVYPLERLVANTQIFHTTCFRCLHCNTKLSLGSYASLHGKVYCKPHFSQLFKAKGNYDEGFGHRPHKDLWTPRAEEEEEVEEGVDQVVEMRSTERAERAVVVSHPAETPLSPAKQSSPTVEESPLAKVTDLTASHETYSHISSTEKLSTAEKVPEARRLRVAWPPPADSDAGASPALEGGGVGRPWRAKWPPGGEVSSSTLSPDRAELKSLRRSSSLKERSRPFSVAPSLTNTNALGPREPRQPLKTLMDRRGSLEDSCSTLKEPEPQLQRGIEEEKEGGKPTPPSGSAVNGEISCEEVESLLATQDKKEEPMKKGKEAAMEDEEERASLKCKSTSPDILASPPPQPKHNRSSQDVGFWEGEEGGEGEEGGEGEGEQLTIEEMIKRNRYYEEEEDDV, encoded by the exons TCGGTGGAGAGCCTGCCTCCCACCCTGCGTTCAGGGAACCTGAGTGTTCTGAAGAAGCGCTGGGAGCAGCCAGGTCCTCGCCAAGACAGACCTGCCCCGCTATCCAACGGGCCACCCCGTGCccgcctctccccctctgccgTACCAAAACCAACCCCCATGACCGAGCACCTTCCCCCAGCCAAGTCTCCGGAATCCTTGAACACTCAGGGTGGTCAAAGCACAGCCTTCAGCCGCTTCCAGTATCCTGCAGCAGCAGCTATAGccgaggagggacagagagggatggagaagaaagCGCAGCGGGTAagcgagcgagaggaggagaaagagctGATGCAGGTGGAAGACGAGGTGGTGCCACCCAGCCCCTGCACACCCATCGAGAAACCCAGCGTGCCTCTCAACAGCCTGAAGATGATGTTTGAGAAGGGAGAGGGCACCAAGGGAAAG GTGAGGACAGGACTACACAGCAGCTCCTCCGAGGACATGGACCAGAGACTAGGAG TGTTGTCCCCTGACAGAGTGGTTGAGACTACCTCCCTGAAGGAAAGAATGGCCAAATACCAGTCAGCCGCTACCAAAAAGGGCCCACTAGCACAcact accagtcagtcagagcGAGAGTATAACAGCCTGAAGGAGAATGTGCCCCCTAGTGGTGTGGCTGTG AGCCAGGCTTTAGAGTCCTACAGCAGAAAAGTTGCTGTAGCAGAGACCAATG GGGATGGCATGGACATATCTAGTTTTAAGGGTAGCACCTCATCTTCATCCTCAGTCCACAGTGACTTGCCCAAGGCAGCCTGG AAGTTCTGCCTTTCCGCGAGGGAGATGTGCATTACGTGCCTAAAGACCGTGTACCCGCTGGAGAGGCTGGTAGCCAACACCCAGATCTTCCACACCACCTGCTTCCGCTGTCTCCACTGCAACACCAAGCTCAG CCTGGGGAGCTATGCCTCTctacacggtaaggtctactgcaAGCCCCACTTCAGCCAGCTGTTCAAGGCCAAAGGCAACTACGATGAGGGCTTTGGCCACCGCCCCCACAAGGACCTGTGGACGCCCCGtgccgaggaagaggaggaggtggaagaagGAGTAGACCAGGTAGTGGAGATGAGGTCTACGGAGCGGGCAGAAAGAGCTGTGGTGGTGTCCCATCCAGCCGAGACACCACTCTCCCCAGCCAAGCAGTCCAGCCCCACGGTGGAGGAGTCTCCCCTGGCCAAGGTGACGGACCTGACTGCCTCTCATGAGACATACAGCCACATTTCCTCCACTGAGAAACTCTCCACCGCCGAAAAAGTCCCAGAGGCCCGCAGGCTTAGGGTTGCCTGGCCCCCTCCTGCTGACAGTGATGCTGGAGCCTCTCCTGCTCTGGAGGGTGGTGGTGTGGGCCGGCCCTGGAGGGCCAAGTGGCCCCCGGGGGGTGAGGTGTCATCGTCCACCCTGAGCCCCGACAGGGCCGAGCTGAAGAGCCTCAGGAGGAGCTCGTCTCTGAAGGAGCGCAGTCGGCCCTTCTCGGTGGCCCCCAGCCTCACCAACACCAATGCCCTGGGGCCACGGGAGCCCCGCCAGCCCCTCAAAACCCTGATGGACAGGAGGGGGTCGCTGGAGGACAGCTGCTCCACGCTTAAGGAACCAGAGCCCCAACTCCAGAGGGGGattgaggaggagaaagaggggggcaAGCCCACACCGCCCAGCGGCAGTGCGGTGAACGGAGAGATCAGCTGCGAGGAGGTTGAGAGTCTCCTGGCAACGCAGGACAAGAAAGAAGAGCCGATGAAGAAAGGAAAAGAAGCAGCAATGGAAGATGAAGAGGAAAGGGCTTCTTTAAAATGCAAAAGTACCTCTCCAGACATCCTAGCATCTCCGCCCCCGCAGCCCAAACACAACCGTAGTTCCCAGGACGTGGGCTtctgggagggggaggagggaggcgaaggggaggagggaggcgaAGGGGAGGGGGAACAGCTCACCATAGAGGAGATGATCAAAAGGAACCGCTAttatgaggaagaggaagatgacgTCTGA
- the LOC124031208 gene encoding LIM domain and actin-binding protein 1-like isoform X4 yields MQECKSVESLPPTLRSGNLSVLKKRWEQPGPRQDRPAPLSNGPPRARLSPSAVPKPTPMTEHLPPAKSPESLNTQGGQSTAFSRFQYPAAAAIAEEGQRGMEKKAQRVSEREEEKELMQVEDEVVPPSPCTPIEKPSVPLNSLKMMFEKGEGTKGKVRTGLHSSSSEDMDQRLGVLSPDRVVETTSLKERMAKYQSAATKKGPLAHTTSQSEREYNSLKENVPPSGVAVSQALESYSRKVAVAETNGDGMDISSFKGSTSSSSSVHSDLPKAAWKFCLSAREMCITCLKTVYPLERLVANTQIFHTTCFRCLHCNTKLSLGSYASLHGKVYCKPHFSQLFKAKGNYDEGFGHRPHKDLWTPRAEEEEEVEEGVDQVVEMRSTERAERAVVVSHPAETPLSPAKQSSPTVEESPLAKVTDLTASHETYSHISSTEKLSTAEKVPEARRLRVAWPPPADSDAGASPALEGGGVGRPWRAKWPPGGEVSSSTLSPDRAELKSLRRSSSLKERSRPFSVAPSLTNTNALGPREPRQPLKTLMDRRGSLEDSCSTLKEPEPQLQRGIEEEKEGGKPTPPSGSAVNGEISCEEVESLLATQDKKEEPMKKGKEAAMEDEEERASLKCKSTSPDILASPPPQPKHNRSSQDVGFWEGEEGGEGEEGGEGEGEQLTIEEMIKRNRYYEEEEDDV; encoded by the exons TCGGTGGAGAGCCTGCCTCCCACCCTGCGTTCAGGGAACCTGAGTGTTCTGAAGAAGCGCTGGGAGCAGCCAGGTCCTCGCCAAGACAGACCTGCCCCGCTATCCAACGGGCCACCCCGTGCccgcctctccccctctgccgTACCAAAACCAACCCCCATGACCGAGCACCTTCCCCCAGCCAAGTCTCCGGAATCCTTGAACACTCAGGGTGGTCAAAGCACAGCCTTCAGCCGCTTCCAGTATCCTGCAGCAGCAGCTATAGccgaggagggacagagagggatggagaagaaagCGCAGCGGGTAagcgagcgagaggaggagaaagagctGATGCAGGTGGAAGACGAGGTGGTGCCACCCAGCCCCTGCACACCCATCGAGAAACCCAGCGTGCCTCTCAACAGCCTGAAGATGATGTTTGAGAAGGGAGAGGGCACCAAGGGAAAG GTGAGGACAGGACTACACAGCAGCTCCTCCGAGGACATGGACCAGAGACTAGGAG TGTTGTCCCCTGACAGAGTGGTTGAGACTACCTCCCTGAAGGAAAGAATGGCCAAATACCAGTCAGCCGCTACCAAAAAGGGCCCACTAGCACAcact accagtcagtcagagcGAGAGTATAACAGCCTGAAGGAGAATGTGCCCCCTAGTGGTGTGGCTGTG AGCCAGGCTTTAGAGTCCTACAGCAGAAAAGTTGCTGTAGCAGAGACCAATG GGGATGGCATGGACATATCTAGTTTTAAGGGTAGCACCTCATCTTCATCCTCAGTCCACAGTGACTTGCCCAAGGCAGCCTGG AAGTTCTGCCTTTCCGCGAGGGAGATGTGCATTACGTGCCTAAAGACCGTGTACCCGCTGGAGAGGCTGGTAGCCAACACCCAGATCTTCCACACCACCTGCTTCCGCTGTCTCCACTGCAACACCAAGCTCAG CCTGGGGAGCTATGCCTCTctacacggtaaggtctactgcaAGCCCCACTTCAGCCAGCTGTTCAAGGCCAAAGGCAACTACGATGAGGGCTTTGGCCACCGCCCCCACAAGGACCTGTGGACGCCCCGtgccgaggaagaggaggaggtggaagaagGAGTAGACCAGGTAGTGGAGATGAGGTCTACGGAGCGGGCAGAAAGAGCTGTGGTGGTGTCCCATCCAGCCGAGACACCACTCTCCCCAGCCAAGCAGTCCAGCCCCACGGTGGAGGAGTCTCCCCTGGCCAAGGTGACGGACCTGACTGCCTCTCATGAGACATACAGCCACATTTCCTCCACTGAGAAACTCTCCACCGCCGAAAAAGTCCCAGAGGCCCGCAGGCTTAGGGTTGCCTGGCCCCCTCCTGCTGACAGTGATGCTGGAGCCTCTCCTGCTCTGGAGGGTGGTGGTGTGGGCCGGCCCTGGAGGGCCAAGTGGCCCCCGGGGGGTGAGGTGTCATCGTCCACCCTGAGCCCCGACAGGGCCGAGCTGAAGAGCCTCAGGAGGAGCTCGTCTCTGAAGGAGCGCAGTCGGCCCTTCTCGGTGGCCCCCAGCCTCACCAACACCAATGCCCTGGGGCCACGGGAGCCCCGCCAGCCCCTCAAAACCCTGATGGACAGGAGGGGGTCGCTGGAGGACAGCTGCTCCACGCTTAAGGAACCAGAGCCCCAACTCCAGAGGGGGattgaggaggagaaagaggggggcaAGCCCACACCGCCCAGCGGCAGTGCGGTGAACGGAGAGATCAGCTGCGAGGAGGTTGAGAGTCTCCTGGCAACGCAGGACAAGAAAGAAGAGCCGATGAAGAAAGGAAAAGAAGCAGCAATGGAAGATGAAGAGGAAAGGGCTTCTTTAAAATGCAAAAGTACCTCTCCAGACATCCTAGCATCTCCGCCCCCGCAGCCCAAACACAACCGTAGTTCCCAGGACGTGGGCTtctgggagggggaggagggaggcgaaggggaggagggaggcgaAGGGGAGGGGGAACAGCTCACCATAGAGGAGATGATCAAAAGGAACCGCTAttatgaggaagaggaagatgacgTCTGA
- the LOC124031208 gene encoding LIM domain and actin-binding protein 1-like isoform X3: MLSRAENPLYFQEKSVESLPPTLRSGNLSVLKKRWEQPGPRQDRPAPLSNGPPRARLSPSAVPKPTPMTEHLPPAKSPESLNTQGGQSTAFSRFQYPAAAAIAEEGQRGMEKKAQRVSEREEEKELMQVEDEVVPPSPCTPIEKPSVPLNSLKMMFEKGEGTKGKVRTGLHSSSSEDMDQRLGVLSPDRVVETTSLKERMAKYQSAATKKGPLAHTTSQSEREYNSLKENVPPSGVAVSQALESYSRKVAVAETNGDGMDISSFKGSTSSSSSVHSDLPKAAWKFCLSAREMCITCLKTVYPLERLVANTQIFHTTCFRCLHCNTKLSLGSYASLHGKVYCKPHFSQLFKAKGNYDEGFGHRPHKDLWTPRAEEEEEVEEGVDQVVEMRSTERAERAVVVSHPAETPLSPAKQSSPTVEESPLAKVTDLTASHETYSHISSTEKLSTAEKVPEARRLRVAWPPPADSDAGASPALEGGGVGRPWRAKWPPGGEVSSSTLSPDRAELKSLRRSSSLKERSRPFSVAPSLTNTNALGPREPRQPLKTLMDRRGSLEDSCSTLKEPEPQLQRGIEEEKEGGKPTPPSGSAVNGEISCEEVESLLATQDKKEEPMKKGKEAAMEDEEERASLKCKSTSPDILASPPPQPKHNRSSQDVGFWEGEEGGEGEEGGEGEGEQLTIEEMIKRNRYYEEEEDDV; the protein is encoded by the exons ATGCTTAGCAGAGCAGAGAACCCTCTGTACTTTCAGGAAAAG TCGGTGGAGAGCCTGCCTCCCACCCTGCGTTCAGGGAACCTGAGTGTTCTGAAGAAGCGCTGGGAGCAGCCAGGTCCTCGCCAAGACAGACCTGCCCCGCTATCCAACGGGCCACCCCGTGCccgcctctccccctctgccgTACCAAAACCAACCCCCATGACCGAGCACCTTCCCCCAGCCAAGTCTCCGGAATCCTTGAACACTCAGGGTGGTCAAAGCACAGCCTTCAGCCGCTTCCAGTATCCTGCAGCAGCAGCTATAGccgaggagggacagagagggatggagaagaaagCGCAGCGGGTAagcgagcgagaggaggagaaagagctGATGCAGGTGGAAGACGAGGTGGTGCCACCCAGCCCCTGCACACCCATCGAGAAACCCAGCGTGCCTCTCAACAGCCTGAAGATGATGTTTGAGAAGGGAGAGGGCACCAAGGGAAAG GTGAGGACAGGACTACACAGCAGCTCCTCCGAGGACATGGACCAGAGACTAGGAG TGTTGTCCCCTGACAGAGTGGTTGAGACTACCTCCCTGAAGGAAAGAATGGCCAAATACCAGTCAGCCGCTACCAAAAAGGGCCCACTAGCACAcact accagtcagtcagagcGAGAGTATAACAGCCTGAAGGAGAATGTGCCCCCTAGTGGTGTGGCTGTG AGCCAGGCTTTAGAGTCCTACAGCAGAAAAGTTGCTGTAGCAGAGACCAATG GGGATGGCATGGACATATCTAGTTTTAAGGGTAGCACCTCATCTTCATCCTCAGTCCACAGTGACTTGCCCAAGGCAGCCTGG AAGTTCTGCCTTTCCGCGAGGGAGATGTGCATTACGTGCCTAAAGACCGTGTACCCGCTGGAGAGGCTGGTAGCCAACACCCAGATCTTCCACACCACCTGCTTCCGCTGTCTCCACTGCAACACCAAGCTCAG CCTGGGGAGCTATGCCTCTctacacggtaaggtctactgcaAGCCCCACTTCAGCCAGCTGTTCAAGGCCAAAGGCAACTACGATGAGGGCTTTGGCCACCGCCCCCACAAGGACCTGTGGACGCCCCGtgccgaggaagaggaggaggtggaagaagGAGTAGACCAGGTAGTGGAGATGAGGTCTACGGAGCGGGCAGAAAGAGCTGTGGTGGTGTCCCATCCAGCCGAGACACCACTCTCCCCAGCCAAGCAGTCCAGCCCCACGGTGGAGGAGTCTCCCCTGGCCAAGGTGACGGACCTGACTGCCTCTCATGAGACATACAGCCACATTTCCTCCACTGAGAAACTCTCCACCGCCGAAAAAGTCCCAGAGGCCCGCAGGCTTAGGGTTGCCTGGCCCCCTCCTGCTGACAGTGATGCTGGAGCCTCTCCTGCTCTGGAGGGTGGTGGTGTGGGCCGGCCCTGGAGGGCCAAGTGGCCCCCGGGGGGTGAGGTGTCATCGTCCACCCTGAGCCCCGACAGGGCCGAGCTGAAGAGCCTCAGGAGGAGCTCGTCTCTGAAGGAGCGCAGTCGGCCCTTCTCGGTGGCCCCCAGCCTCACCAACACCAATGCCCTGGGGCCACGGGAGCCCCGCCAGCCCCTCAAAACCCTGATGGACAGGAGGGGGTCGCTGGAGGACAGCTGCTCCACGCTTAAGGAACCAGAGCCCCAACTCCAGAGGGGGattgaggaggagaaagaggggggcaAGCCCACACCGCCCAGCGGCAGTGCGGTGAACGGAGAGATCAGCTGCGAGGAGGTTGAGAGTCTCCTGGCAACGCAGGACAAGAAAGAAGAGCCGATGAAGAAAGGAAAAGAAGCAGCAATGGAAGATGAAGAGGAAAGGGCTTCTTTAAAATGCAAAAGTACCTCTCCAGACATCCTAGCATCTCCGCCCCCGCAGCCCAAACACAACCGTAGTTCCCAGGACGTGGGCTtctgggagggggaggagggaggcgaaggggaggagggaggcgaAGGGGAGGGGGAACAGCTCACCATAGAGGAGATGATCAAAAGGAACCGCTAttatgaggaagaggaagatgacgTCTGA
- the LOC124031208 gene encoding LIM domain and actin-binding protein 1-like isoform X2 — protein sequence MEGGSSFSRRSWASQSLRVTARELSLVSTRGKTNAIAERFSKYQRAAEESNAEKKKASVESLPPTLRSGNLSVLKKRWEQPGPRQDRPAPLSNGPPRARLSPSAVPKPTPMTEHLPPAKSPESLNTQGGQSTAFSRFQYPAAAAIAEEGQRGMEKKAQRVSEREEEKELMQVEDEVVPPSPCTPIEKPSVPLNSLKMMFEKGEGTKGKVRTGLHSSSSEDMDQRLGVLSPDRVVETTSLKERMAKYQSAATKKGPLAHTTSQSEREYNSLKENVPPSGVAVSQALESYSRKVAVAETNGDGMDISSFKGSTSSSSSVHSDLPKAAWFCLSAREMCITCLKTVYPLERLVANTQIFHTTCFRCLHCNTKLSLGSYASLHGKVYCKPHFSQLFKAKGNYDEGFGHRPHKDLWTPRAEEEEEVEEGVDQVVEMRSTERAERAVVVSHPAETPLSPAKQSSPTVEESPLAKVTDLTASHETYSHISSTEKLSTAEKVPEARRLRVAWPPPADSDAGASPALEGGGVGRPWRAKWPPGGEVSSSTLSPDRAELKSLRRSSSLKERSRPFSVAPSLTNTNALGPREPRQPLKTLMDRRGSLEDSCSTLKEPEPQLQRGIEEEKEGGKPTPPSGSAVNGEISCEEVESLLATQDKKEEPMKKGKEAAMEDEEERASLKCKSTSPDILASPPPQPKHNRSSQDVGFWEGEEGGEGEEGGEGEGEQLTIEEMIKRNRYYEEEEDDV from the exons TCGGTGGAGAGCCTGCCTCCCACCCTGCGTTCAGGGAACCTGAGTGTTCTGAAGAAGCGCTGGGAGCAGCCAGGTCCTCGCCAAGACAGACCTGCCCCGCTATCCAACGGGCCACCCCGTGCccgcctctccccctctgccgTACCAAAACCAACCCCCATGACCGAGCACCTTCCCCCAGCCAAGTCTCCGGAATCCTTGAACACTCAGGGTGGTCAAAGCACAGCCTTCAGCCGCTTCCAGTATCCTGCAGCAGCAGCTATAGccgaggagggacagagagggatggagaagaaagCGCAGCGGGTAagcgagcgagaggaggagaaagagctGATGCAGGTGGAAGACGAGGTGGTGCCACCCAGCCCCTGCACACCCATCGAGAAACCCAGCGTGCCTCTCAACAGCCTGAAGATGATGTTTGAGAAGGGAGAGGGCACCAAGGGAAAG GTGAGGACAGGACTACACAGCAGCTCCTCCGAGGACATGGACCAGAGACTAGGAG TGTTGTCCCCTGACAGAGTGGTTGAGACTACCTCCCTGAAGGAAAGAATGGCCAAATACCAGTCAGCCGCTACCAAAAAGGGCCCACTAGCACAcact accagtcagtcagagcGAGAGTATAACAGCCTGAAGGAGAATGTGCCCCCTAGTGGTGTGGCTGTG AGCCAGGCTTTAGAGTCCTACAGCAGAAAAGTTGCTGTAGCAGAGACCAATG GGGATGGCATGGACATATCTAGTTTTAAGGGTAGCACCTCATCTTCATCCTCAGTCCACAGTGACTTGCCCAAGGCAGCCTGG TTCTGCCTTTCCGCGAGGGAGATGTGCATTACGTGCCTAAAGACCGTGTACCCGCTGGAGAGGCTGGTAGCCAACACCCAGATCTTCCACACCACCTGCTTCCGCTGTCTCCACTGCAACACCAAGCTCAG CCTGGGGAGCTATGCCTCTctacacggtaaggtctactgcaAGCCCCACTTCAGCCAGCTGTTCAAGGCCAAAGGCAACTACGATGAGGGCTTTGGCCACCGCCCCCACAAGGACCTGTGGACGCCCCGtgccgaggaagaggaggaggtggaagaagGAGTAGACCAGGTAGTGGAGATGAGGTCTACGGAGCGGGCAGAAAGAGCTGTGGTGGTGTCCCATCCAGCCGAGACACCACTCTCCCCAGCCAAGCAGTCCAGCCCCACGGTGGAGGAGTCTCCCCTGGCCAAGGTGACGGACCTGACTGCCTCTCATGAGACATACAGCCACATTTCCTCCACTGAGAAACTCTCCACCGCCGAAAAAGTCCCAGAGGCCCGCAGGCTTAGGGTTGCCTGGCCCCCTCCTGCTGACAGTGATGCTGGAGCCTCTCCTGCTCTGGAGGGTGGTGGTGTGGGCCGGCCCTGGAGGGCCAAGTGGCCCCCGGGGGGTGAGGTGTCATCGTCCACCCTGAGCCCCGACAGGGCCGAGCTGAAGAGCCTCAGGAGGAGCTCGTCTCTGAAGGAGCGCAGTCGGCCCTTCTCGGTGGCCCCCAGCCTCACCAACACCAATGCCCTGGGGCCACGGGAGCCCCGCCAGCCCCTCAAAACCCTGATGGACAGGAGGGGGTCGCTGGAGGACAGCTGCTCCACGCTTAAGGAACCAGAGCCCCAACTCCAGAGGGGGattgaggaggagaaagaggggggcaAGCCCACACCGCCCAGCGGCAGTGCGGTGAACGGAGAGATCAGCTGCGAGGAGGTTGAGAGTCTCCTGGCAACGCAGGACAAGAAAGAAGAGCCGATGAAGAAAGGAAAAGAAGCAGCAATGGAAGATGAAGAGGAAAGGGCTTCTTTAAAATGCAAAAGTACCTCTCCAGACATCCTAGCATCTCCGCCCCCGCAGCCCAAACACAACCGTAGTTCCCAGGACGTGGGCTtctgggagggggaggagggaggcgaaggggaggagggaggcgaAGGGGAGGGGGAACAGCTCACCATAGAGGAGATGATCAAAAGGAACCGCTAttatgaggaagaggaagatgacgTCTGA